A window of Spirochaeta isovalerica contains these coding sequences:
- a CDS encoding diguanylate cyclase: MPLKKNIILISVFTFLCLITLGIGIEVIIHSFLVERYNILEREDLQEITGNIRAKIELMLSRDLLIVNSTAAYISVNPDISEEEFIRFASKIFGDSKTLSNLAAAPDLVLSYVYPKTGNEAIIGVDYRDLPDQLPLVLKARDSSELVVAGPIDILQGGQGILGRAPVFYEDNGSGIFWGIVSSLISLDSLINELKPLLDQNELNLSMRGINGTGSSGSVFYGDSRIFEEEDSIKSMVLFPNGSWQIAITPIHGFSNNHPYHNLIIFLIIIAVAVATTLNYLRMMYNQQLRENEKRLKDIINASSDIIWETDRSGIITYISGNGESNLGYTEDELLGSSIFSYTSKDREDKAVNSLRDLMEKGKPIVDMETRLKTRDGMLISILRNAIPVLENKSGKLVGYRGVDKDETMRKKLQEELEESEYLLSLFFKQSLDGFFFMMLDEPIEWNDSIDKESALDYIFQHQRITKINKAMLKQYHATETDFMGLTPSDFYKHDIIAGRKLWKRLFDEGRIHIDTDERRLDGSAFVVEGDYIVLWDSQGRITGHFGVQRDITSERDRDFQLKRYVAINDKYVIVSQTDLDGIITYASDAFCQICGYEREELIGVGHNIIRHPDMPDTLFKDLWETITSGRAWSGEMKNKRKDGTFYWVNTDVTPLENRMGEIYGYMAVRRNITAQKELEVISVTDKLTGLFNRQKVDRSLEEQQIRLSRYQEIYSIIILDIDHFKSINDNYGHLEGDRVLTSISRLIEDQIRQSDIPGRWGGEEFLIICPHTDLNGAAKLAEELRQTIEKFNFGLNHPVTISLGVAQATADNFPEVSDKWTNRESRKNKPGDFHINSITKKLINSADNALYKAKKQGRNQVVCGE, from the coding sequence GTGCCTTTAAAAAAGAATATCATTTTAATAAGCGTTTTTACTTTTCTTTGTCTTATAACTCTGGGCATAGGTATTGAAGTCATAATTCACAGTTTTCTTGTAGAACGCTATAACATCCTGGAACGGGAGGATTTACAGGAAATAACGGGTAATATCCGCGCAAAAATAGAACTCATGCTTTCCAGGGACCTGCTAATTGTTAATTCTACTGCTGCCTATATTTCAGTTAATCCCGACATTTCCGAAGAAGAGTTTATCAGATTTGCCTCAAAGATTTTCGGGGATTCCAAAACACTTTCCAACCTCGCCGCTGCGCCGGATCTGGTTCTTTCATACGTGTATCCAAAAACAGGCAACGAAGCCATTATCGGAGTAGACTACCGCGATTTGCCAGACCAGTTACCCCTTGTATTAAAAGCAAGAGATTCAAGTGAGCTGGTTGTTGCCGGTCCTATTGATATACTTCAGGGCGGTCAGGGAATTCTGGGTCGGGCTCCGGTATTTTATGAAGATAATGGCTCCGGGATATTCTGGGGTATTGTTTCTTCACTGATCAGCCTGGATTCCCTGATAAATGAACTGAAACCTCTTCTTGATCAGAATGAGTTGAACCTGTCAATGCGGGGCATCAACGGAACGGGGTCATCGGGAAGCGTCTTCTATGGAGACAGCAGAATCTTCGAGGAAGAAGACTCTATCAAAAGCATGGTTCTCTTTCCAAACGGATCCTGGCAGATAGCTATCACTCCGATACATGGTTTCAGCAACAATCATCCCTATCACAATCTCATAATTTTTCTCATCATAATAGCCGTAGCTGTTGCTACGACTTTGAATTATCTCCGGATGATGTACAATCAACAGCTCCGGGAAAATGAGAAGCGTCTGAAGGATATAATCAATGCCTCATCGGATATAATCTGGGAAACAGATCGGTCAGGAATCATTACTTACATATCAGGTAATGGGGAATCCAACCTCGGATATACGGAGGATGAATTACTGGGATCTTCCATTTTCAGTTACACCTCAAAAGACAGGGAAGATAAAGCGGTAAATTCACTTCGCGATTTAATGGAAAAGGGCAAACCGATTGTAGACATGGAAACCAGGCTGAAAACCCGGGACGGGATGCTCATATCTATTCTTAGAAATGCCATCCCGGTCTTAGAGAACAAATCGGGGAAACTCGTTGGATATAGAGGCGTCGATAAAGACGAAACGATGCGGAAAAAGCTACAGGAAGAACTGGAAGAGAGTGAATACCTGCTCTCTCTATTTTTCAAGCAGTCTCTGGACGGTTTCTTTTTTATGATGCTCGATGAACCGATAGAATGGAACGATTCGATAGATAAGGAGTCAGCTCTCGATTATATCTTCCAGCATCAGCGAATCACAAAAATCAACAAGGCAATGCTTAAGCAATATCATGCTACCGAGACAGACTTCATGGGTCTGACTCCATCTGATTTTTATAAACATGATATTATTGCGGGACGAAAACTGTGGAAAAGATTATTTGATGAAGGACGAATTCACATCGATACTGACGAACGGAGATTAGACGGCAGCGCTTTTGTCGTAGAAGGGGATTACATTGTTTTATGGGATTCTCAAGGAAGGATCACAGGGCACTTCGGAGTGCAGAGAGATATAACATCTGAAAGGGATAGAGATTTTCAACTCAAACGTTATGTTGCTATCAATGATAAGTATGTCATTGTTTCCCAGACAGATCTTGATGGAATCATTACCTATGCCAGCGATGCTTTCTGTCAGATCTGCGGTTATGAAAGGGAAGAACTGATAGGAGTCGGACACAATATCATTCGCCATCCCGATATGCCTGACACACTCTTTAAAGATCTCTGGGAAACGATCACCTCCGGAAGAGCATGGAGTGGCGAGATGAAAAATAAAAGGAAAGATGGGACTTTTTACTGGGTGAATACCGATGTAACGCCTTTGGAAAACCGTATGGGTGAAATATACGGGTATATGGCTGTTCGCAGAAACATAACAGCCCAGAAAGAACTTGAAGTTATATCTGTTACCGATAAACTTACTGGTCTGTTCAACCGCCAGAAAGTTGACCGCTCCCTGGAAGAACAGCAGATACGATTAAGCCGCTATCAAGAAATATACTCGATCATAATACTCGATATTGATCACTTTAAATCCATAAATGACAATTACGGACACCTGGAAGGAGACCGTGTATTAACAAGCATTTCCCGTTTAATAGAAGATCAGATCCGTCAATCCGATATCCCCGGTCGCTGGGGCGGCGAAGAGTTTCTTATTATCTGCCCTCATACAGATCTCAATGGGGCTGCCAAACTGGCTGAAGAGCTAAGACAGACTATAGAAAAATTCAATTTCGGTTTAAATCACCCTGTGACTATAAGCCTGGGTGTGGCTCAAGCAACAGCTGATAATTTCCCCGAAGTATCTGATAAATGGACAAACCGAGAATCGAGGAAAAACAAACCCGGAGATTTTCATATCAACTCAATAACAAAAAAATTGATTAACTCTGCTGATAACGCCCTGTACAAAGCGAAGAAACAGGGCCGGAATCAGGTGGTTTGCGGAGAATAA
- a CDS encoding nucleotidyltransferase domain-containing protein — MYGLSEETVKQLTSIFQNRKEIEKVILYGSRAKGNYREGSDIDLTAFGRNLTLKTIYNIEEEIEELLLPYHIDLSIYDQIDNKDLIEHIKRVGKVFFKRSL, encoded by the coding sequence ATGTACGGTTTAAGTGAAGAGACGGTCAAACAACTGACATCCATATTTCAAAACCGGAAAGAAATAGAGAAAGTGATTCTTTATGGCTCCAGAGCCAAAGGAAATTACAGAGAAGGATCAGATATTGATTTGACAGCCTTTGGCAGGAACCTTACCTTAAAGACGATCTATAATATTGAAGAGGAAATTGAAGAGTTGCTTCTGCCTTACCATATTGATCTTTCCATATACGATCAAATTGATAATAAGGATCTGATTGAACATATTAAAAGAGTCGGTAAGGTCTTCTTCAAGAGAAGCTTGTGA